CGCCGCCCTTCGCGAATTCACCGACCGATTCGCCTCGCCCCGGCGCCGTGCCGCGCTCGCCCGCTTCGAGGAGGCCCTCAACGCCTCGTTCGCGGAAGCCTCCGCTTCCCAGCGCGCCGCCGCGTCGGAAGCCTTCCAGCAGGTGGCGCACTACACGCTCGACTTCTGGGTGATGTCGCTCGAGCCCGAAGCGGTCTGAAAACAGGGACAGCAACCTATTTCAACGTGGCCGCGAGCTTGTTGGGAACGCGGAGGCCGGACCCTGCGGAACTTGCGGCGGGTCCGTCGGTTTCGAGCCTCGCGCCGCTCGAACGAACCGGATCATCTGCCCCGTCGCTCGTTGGGACCGCTGGAACTCTCCCACCCGCCGCAAGTACCGCCGGCGCGACGACCCTGCCTCCAACAACCTCGCGGCCACCGTGGACGCCGTTTCGTCGGCTTCGGGGGAGGGGAAATAGGTTGCTGTCCCTCTTTTCACGGGGCGCTACACTGCCGGCGTGACCGCAGAAACGCGCGAAGCGGTGTTGTACGAGAAGCTCCCCGGCGGGCGCGTCCGTTGCCACGCCTGCGGACACCGCTGCACGATCCTCCCGGGGCTCGACGGCATCTGCCGCGTCCGGGGGAACCGCGACGGGACCTTGTTCGCGCCGTGGGGATACGTCGCCGGAGCCCAGGTCGATCCGATCGAGAAGAAGCCTTTCTTCCACGTCCTTCCCGGATGCGAGGCCCTCTCCTTCGGCATGCTCGGATGCGATTTCCACTGCCCGTATTGCCAGAACTGGGAGACGTCGCAGAGCGGGCGCGACCCCGAGGCGTCGGCGCCGGCACGTCCGACCGATCCGGAATCGCTCGTCGCCGCCGCGGTGCGCTACGGAGCGCCGGTGCTCGTGAGCACGTACAACGAGCCGCTCATCACCGCCGAGTGGGCCGTCGCGATCTTCACCCTGGCCAAGGAGCGCGGCCTGCTCTGCGGGTTCGTCTCGAACGGGAACGCGACCCCGGAGGCGATCGCGTACCTGCGCCCGGTGGCCGACCTGTACAAGGTCGATCTCAAGGGATTCCGCGACGCCGCCTACCGTGAGCTCGGCGGGCGGCTGAAGCCGGTCCTCGATTCGATCGGCGAGCTCCACGCCGCCGGGTTCTGGGTCGAGGT
This genomic window from Candidatus Polarisedimenticolaceae bacterium contains:
- the amrS gene encoding AmmeMemoRadiSam system radical SAM enzyme — protein: MTAETREAVLYEKLPGGRVRCHACGHRCTILPGLDGICRVRGNRDGTLFAPWGYVAGAQVDPIEKKPFFHVLPGCEALSFGMLGCDFHCPYCQNWETSQSGRDPEASAPARPTDPESLVAAAVRYGAPVLVSTYNEPLITAEWAVAIFTLAKERGLLCGFVSNGNATPEAIAYLRPVADLYKVDLKGFRDAAYRELGGRLKPVLDSIGELHAAGFWVEVVTLLVPGFNDGEEELGGIARFLASVSPDLPWHVTAFHPDYKMQAPRATTAADLERAAAIGREAGLRYVYAGNLPGAVGGLEDTICPGCGKAVVERTGYRVRAVRLSGGACAACGTAIAGRWAA